The following coding sequences are from one Nicotiana tomentosiformis chromosome 3, ASM39032v3, whole genome shotgun sequence window:
- the LOC104107979 gene encoding calmodulin-binding protein 60 A-like: MDLCENSPSFSIPASASFHRKRKFHKLRKSVMAVRVVRLLKSMRRLCVDPAAAGVEPGPVKISIGPRKAQENLNPSDQSYDSRHLELKFSNNINGPIFTGIPIGEEGSTLNLHLIDPRTQNIISSGPEASARVEIVVLEKDFRSCGGDKSLIRGDPYVTLKDGSISVSHISFKHSRVSMRKRELRLGARAVYPYNGTRIVEAVTQPFFVKDRRSMSKSQRPLTLEDEVWKMQTIGKGGPFHTRLMKESIKTVRDLLTQYFLSREKLLCILGRSMHAEKLDAAVNKAKSKLDLKRYVYPSVHNSQQNVKSVVFTDVGEVIGVYQEGHLVSVENLSGTQKAYAMELVKTAFQNGQNIKLLDDDTFKMLCFSSSPNDVSPLEAASINGTNRFYLQDYCPTNTQQQPVTNAYDFKNQINSLPTLTSEVPDPFRYEYLSYHPLSESIWDY, translated from the exons ATGGATCTCTGTGAAAATTCTCCTAGTTTTTCTATTCCTGCCTCGGCTTCATTTCACAGGAAGAGAAAATTCCACAAACTAAGAAA GTCTGTTATGGCTGTGCGAGTCGTGCGTTTACTGAAGTCAATGAGGCGGCTCTGCGTTGATCCAGCT GCTGCAGGTGTTGAACCGGGACCTGTGAAGATTTCAATCGGCCCAAG GAAAGCGCAGGAAAATTTAAATCCTTCTGATCAATCGTATGATTCACGACATTTAGAATTGAAGTTTTCAAACAACATAAATGGTCCAATTTTTACTGGAATCCCCATAGGTGAAGAGGGCAGTACCTTAAATCTACATTTAATTGACCCTCGTACTCAGAATATCATCAGTTCTGGACCTGAAGCATCAGCAAGGGTGGAAATAGTTGTCCTTGAGAAAGATTTTAGAAGTTGTGGTGGTGACAAATCGCTGATACGGGGAGATCCTTATGTCACCTTGAAAGATGGAAGTATTTCTGTAAGTCATATTTCATTCAAACATAGCAGAGTGTCTATGAGAAAACGTGAGTTGAGATTAGGTGCAAGAGCTGTGTATCCTTACAATGGAACAAGAATTGTGGAAGCAGTCACACAACCATTCTTTGTGAAGGATCGTCGTTCTA TGAGCAAGAGCCAGAGGCCCTTAACTCTTGAAGATGAAGTATGGAAAATGCAAACAATTGGCAAAGGCGGTCCTTTCCATACCCGTTTGATGAAGGAGAGCATTAAGACTGTCAGGGACTTGTTAACTCAATACTTTTTGAGCCGTGAAAAGCTACTCTGT ATCCTTGGCAGGAGTATGCACGCCGAGAAATTGGATGCAGCAGTTAATAAGGCAAAGAGTAAACTTGACTTGAAAAGATACGTGTATCCTTCTGTCCATAATTCCCAGCAAAATGTGAAATCAGTGGTATTTACTGATGTGGGAGAAGTGATTGGAGTTTACCAAGAGGGTCACTTGGTGTCAGTTGAGAATCTCTCTGGAACTCAAAAG GCTTATGCTATGGAGCTGGTAAAAACAGCGTTCCAAAATGGCCAAAACATCAAGCTTTTGGATGATGATACTTTTAAAATGCTTTGCTTTTCCAGTTCACCAAATGACGTTTCTCCACTTGAAGCGGCTTCAATTAATGGCACTAATAGATTCTATTTGCAAGATTATTGTCCCACTAATACACAGCAGCAACCAGTGACTAATGCTTATGACTTCAAAAACCAAATCAATAGCTTACCAACTCTTACCAGTGAAGTGCCAGATCCGTTTAGGTATGAATATTTAAGCTACCATCCTCTTTCTGAAAGCATCTGGGATTATTAG